In the Ensifer adhaerens genome, one interval contains:
- a CDS encoding lipopolysaccharide biosynthesis protein translates to MSDRRGLAARSAIGLMWTGLSMGGLAVAELVALIVLARLLAPSEFGLYAAALVVINFSAIFEGLGVAQAIVQRPVVEESHLRAGFTLSLIFSLSMAGLVWWAAPTIADLFRLTELAPVVRAACAVFLCRGISMVAQASAQRALRFRWLAGIEAGAFAIGFVLVGPLLAWRGLGIWALIGALVCQHFVRMLALLIGQPHPKRLLLERRAIGHLLYFGGGFTIARIFNYLAGQADKAVVGRWLGAESLGLYALASQLMTAPAVIVGQTLDMVLFPTMALIQQEPARLARAFRGAVASCALLVLPASVVVMAVLPELVQVLLGPGWESAVLPLQILAAGMLFRTSYKLSDSITRATGAVYARAWRQAVFAFAVGAGSFIGQHWGVTGVALGAVIAVASNFLLMAQLSLRLTGLKWSDFAVAHLPGVALAVTVGGGAWMFAHLLRELHTPPLSLLGMIVLTTAPASALLCWCAPALFLGHDGRSALQVLMSLAPAWLQRRPT, encoded by the coding sequence ATGAGTGACCGGCGAGGCTTGGCAGCGCGCAGCGCGATTGGCCTGATGTGGACTGGCCTTTCTATGGGCGGGCTAGCCGTTGCGGAACTCGTCGCCCTCATCGTTTTGGCCAGATTGCTTGCGCCGAGTGAGTTTGGGCTCTATGCCGCAGCGCTGGTCGTCATTAATTTTTCCGCAATATTCGAAGGTCTGGGCGTCGCTCAGGCGATTGTGCAGCGACCTGTTGTGGAAGAATCCCATCTACGTGCTGGGTTCACCCTGTCGCTCATTTTCAGCCTTTCCATGGCTGGGCTCGTCTGGTGGGCAGCGCCAACTATCGCGGACCTGTTCCGCCTAACTGAACTTGCTCCGGTGGTGCGCGCGGCCTGCGCCGTATTCCTGTGCCGTGGAATATCGATGGTGGCGCAGGCCTCGGCCCAGCGCGCGTTGCGGTTTCGGTGGCTCGCGGGTATCGAGGCAGGCGCCTTTGCGATCGGGTTCGTTCTCGTCGGTCCCCTATTAGCCTGGCGCGGCCTTGGAATCTGGGCCCTTATTGGCGCGCTGGTGTGCCAGCATTTCGTGCGCATGCTGGCGCTCCTCATCGGACAGCCGCACCCGAAACGGCTTCTGCTGGAACGACGCGCGATCGGACACCTGCTTTATTTTGGAGGTGGCTTTACCATCGCTCGCATATTCAATTACCTGGCCGGTCAGGCCGACAAAGCGGTCGTAGGGCGTTGGCTAGGAGCTGAGTCGCTGGGGCTGTATGCGCTCGCATCGCAGCTGATGACAGCACCCGCAGTCATTGTTGGCCAGACCCTCGATATGGTCTTGTTTCCGACGATGGCGCTGATCCAGCAGGAGCCGGCGCGATTGGCACGCGCATTTCGCGGCGCAGTTGCGTCCTGTGCATTGCTTGTGCTTCCCGCCAGCGTGGTGGTAATGGCTGTCCTGCCGGAACTGGTACAGGTGCTGCTCGGCCCGGGATGGGAGAGTGCGGTACTCCCGCTTCAGATCCTGGCGGCGGGAATGCTATTCCGCACCAGTTACAAGCTCAGTGATTCGATTACCCGGGCAACCGGGGCCGTATACGCCCGCGCGTGGCGGCAAGCCGTTTTCGCCTTCGCAGTCGGGGCCGGCTCATTCATCGGGCAACATTGGGGTGTGACAGGAGTGGCGCTTGGGGCCGTCATAGCGGTGGCGAGCAACTTCCTTCTCATGGCGCAGCTCAGCCTCCGCCTTACGGGACTTAAGTGGTCGGACTTTGCCGTCGCGCACCTACCCGGCGTGGCGCTCGCGGTCACGGTAGGAGGCGGCGCCTGGATGTTTGCGCATTTATTGCGAGAACTTCACACGCCGCCGCTCTCCCTGCTGGGAATGATTGTGCTTACCACGGCCCCTGCCAGCGCGCTTTTGTGCTGGTGCGCACCAGCGTTGTTCCTTGGTCACGATGGCAGGTCGGCATTGCAAGTCCTCATGAGCCTTGCCCCAGCTTGGCTCCAGCGCCGCCCAACATAG
- a CDS encoding LysR family transcriptional regulator, producing MSYLDNVRVFVRVVELGTLSAAGRDQRVTPAVASNRIKELERHMGVRLFNRTTRKLTPTEHGRVFYDGAVKILEAVNEAENAIADLSRNPKGALKITAPLGIGRRLIASGIPEFHDKYPDIEVRLRLSDHNVDILSEGVDVAFKLGILEDSNLRMRGIMNCERVICGAPAYFEKRGIPQTPEALIADKHDCLLLRYPGSKEYFWTLQTMEGVRKLEVVGPYDSDDGDVLTQWALDGRGIINKPLFEVKGHINAGALVPILVDTPPLSVQLAAIYPHKRFQDPKVRLMIDYMAERCQRLIGKALE from the coding sequence ATGTCGTATCTGGACAATGTGCGCGTCTTCGTACGCGTCGTAGAGCTTGGAACCCTGTCGGCGGCCGGTCGCGACCAGCGCGTGACGCCGGCGGTTGCGAGCAATAGAATCAAAGAGTTGGAACGCCATATGGGCGTTCGCCTGTTCAATCGGACGACGCGCAAGCTGACCCCGACAGAGCACGGTCGCGTCTTTTACGACGGCGCGGTAAAGATCCTCGAAGCGGTCAACGAGGCCGAGAATGCGATCGCCGATCTTTCGCGAAATCCCAAGGGTGCGCTGAAGATTACCGCTCCTTTGGGGATAGGTCGGCGCCTGATTGCATCGGGCATTCCGGAGTTTCACGACAAATATCCCGACATCGAAGTGCGCCTTCGCCTTTCGGACCATAATGTCGACATCCTCTCGGAAGGCGTCGACGTCGCCTTCAAGCTCGGCATCCTCGAAGATTCGAACCTGCGCATGCGCGGCATCATGAATTGCGAGCGGGTAATCTGCGGGGCGCCCGCCTATTTCGAGAAACGGGGCATACCGCAAACGCCCGAAGCGCTGATCGCCGACAAGCATGACTGTCTGCTGCTGCGTTATCCCGGCTCGAAGGAGTATTTCTGGACACTCCAGACCATGGAGGGCGTGCGCAAACTGGAGGTGGTCGGCCCCTACGATTCGGATGACGGCGACGTGCTGACCCAATGGGCGCTCGATGGCCGCGGCATCATCAACAAGCCGCTCTTCGAGGTGAAAGGCCACATCAACGCTGGCGCGCTGGTGCCGATTCTTGTCGATACGCCGCCGCTCAGCGTACAGCTTGCGGCGATCTATCCGCACAAGCGCTTCCAGGACCCGAAGGTCCGGTTGATGATCGACTATATGGCCGAACGCTGTCAGCGCCTGATCGGCAAGGCGCTGGAATAG
- a CDS encoding urate hydroxylase PuuD → MYDYAIAWDWLTFAVRWLHVITAIAWIGSSFYFVALDLGLKKHPGLPVGAYGEEWQVHGGGFYHIQKYLVAPANMPEHLIWFKWESYVAWLSGFGMLCLVYYAGADLYLIDPNVLDVSKPVAIAISLASIAFGWLAYDTICKSPLGRDNTRLMVLLYFILVAMAWGYTQLFTGRAAFLHLGAFTATIMSANVFFIIIPNQKVVVGDLIAGRTPDAKYGVIAKQRSTHNNYLTLPVLFLMLSNHYPLAFGTQYNWIIASLVFLMGVTIRHYFNTRHANKGNPTWTWLVTALLFVAIMWLSTVPRILAGGGEEKISAAQQPFVTAEAFPKVRDTVLGRCSMCHAKEPGWEGIVVPPKGVTLETDTEIANHAREIYLQAGRTHAMPPANVTGVSDEERQLLVAWYESVVNGGKTQ, encoded by the coding sequence ATGTACGACTATGCCATCGCCTGGGATTGGCTGACCTTTGCCGTGAGATGGCTGCACGTCATCACCGCCATTGCATGGATCGGTTCGTCCTTTTACTTCGTCGCCCTTGACCTCGGTCTGAAGAAGCATCCCGGCCTGCCCGTCGGCGCCTATGGCGAAGAATGGCAGGTGCACGGCGGTGGCTTCTACCATATCCAGAAGTACCTGGTTGCGCCGGCCAACATGCCGGAACACCTGATCTGGTTCAAATGGGAGTCCTACGTCGCCTGGCTCTCGGGCTTCGGCATGTTGTGCCTGGTCTATTATGCCGGCGCGGACCTCTACCTGATTGATCCGAACGTGCTCGATGTCTCGAAGCCGGTGGCGATCGCCATTTCGCTTGCCTCGATCGCCTTTGGCTGGCTCGCCTATGACACCATCTGCAAGTCGCCACTCGGCCGTGACAACACGCGACTGATGGTGCTGCTCTACTTCATCCTGGTCGCCATGGCCTGGGGCTACACGCAGCTCTTCACCGGCCGCGCGGCCTTCCTGCATCTCGGTGCGTTTACCGCAACGATCATGTCGGCCAACGTCTTCTTCATCATCATCCCGAACCAGAAGGTGGTCGTCGGCGACCTGATCGCCGGCCGCACGCCGGACGCCAAATACGGCGTGATTGCCAAGCAGCGCTCGACCCACAACAACTACCTGACGCTGCCGGTTCTGTTCCTGATGCTGTCGAATCACTATCCGCTGGCCTTCGGAACCCAGTACAACTGGATCATCGCCTCGCTGGTCTTCCTGATGGGCGTCACCATCCGCCACTACTTCAACACCCGGCACGCGAACAAGGGTAACCCGACCTGGACCTGGCTCGTCACCGCGCTGCTCTTCGTCGCGATCATGTGGCTGTCGACCGTGCCGAGGATTTTGGCCGGCGGCGGCGAGGAGAAGATCTCGGCCGCGCAGCAGCCCTTCGTGACGGCAGAAGCTTTCCCGAAGGTGCGCGACACGGTGCTCGGCCGTTGTTCCATGTGCCATGCCAAGGAGCCCGGTTGGGAAGGTATCGTCGTGCCGCCGAAGGGCGTGACGCTCGAAACCGACACCGAGATCGCCAACCACGCGCGCGAAATCTATCTGCAGGCCGGCCGCACCCACGCAATGCCGCCCGCCAATGTCACCGGCGTATCGGACGAGGAGCGGCAGCTGCTCGTCGCCTGGTACGAATCCGTCGTGAATGGAGGCAAGACCCAATGA
- the guaD gene encoding guanine deaminase translates to MTDLLIRGRVLTFVEEPRGIDDAASYRYFEDGAVLVRGGKVADIGEHAEVARRAGAGVKVADHRPNLVLPGLIDTHLHFPQTQAIASYGAQLLEWLNTYIFVEEQKFRKPEHANFIAGRFMDELLSNGTTTAVAYCSVHPESVDAYFGAAEARGMLMIGGKVMMDRNAPDALRDTPQQGYDETKALIAKWHGRGRAHYAISPRFAITSTPEQMEASRTLVAEHPECYVQTHLSENRDEIAFATSLYPEAKDYTDIYARYDLLTRKTLLGHCIYLSDREISVLAETGAVGTFCPTSNLFLGSGLFDRDRFDKLGARWSVATDVGAGTSFSMLETMDEAYKVLHLQGQRLTPFNSFYRMTLGNARALDLDDRIGSLHVGADADIVVLDSRAKPSMELRMRVAGSLAEELFILQTMGDDRCVTETYVAGKPMKGATSGVKDTTPAAKRLEAV, encoded by the coding sequence ATGACCGATTTGCTGATCCGGGGCCGCGTGCTCACCTTCGTCGAGGAGCCCAGGGGTATCGACGATGCGGCCTCCTATCGTTACTTCGAGGATGGCGCCGTGCTGGTGCGGGGCGGCAAGGTCGCCGATATCGGCGAACATGCCGAGGTTGCCCGCCGCGCCGGCGCCGGCGTCAAGGTCGCCGACCATCGCCCCAACCTCGTGCTGCCCGGTCTGATCGATACGCATCTGCATTTCCCGCAGACGCAGGCGATCGCTTCCTACGGCGCTCAGCTTCTTGAATGGCTGAACACCTACATCTTCGTCGAGGAACAGAAGTTCCGGAAGCCGGAACATGCCAACTTCATCGCCGGCCGCTTCATGGACGAGCTCCTGTCCAACGGCACGACGACGGCGGTCGCCTATTGCTCCGTGCATCCGGAAAGCGTGGACGCCTACTTCGGCGCGGCGGAAGCACGCGGCATGCTGATGATCGGCGGCAAGGTGATGATGGACCGCAACGCGCCCGATGCGCTGCGCGACACGCCACAACAGGGCTATGACGAGACGAAGGCGCTGATCGCCAAATGGCATGGCCGCGGCCGCGCGCACTACGCCATCAGCCCGCGCTTTGCCATCACCTCGACCCCGGAGCAGATGGAGGCGAGCAGGACGCTCGTCGCCGAGCATCCGGAATGCTACGTGCAGACGCATCTTTCCGAAAACAGGGACGAGATTGCCTTTGCGACCTCGCTCTATCCGGAGGCGAAGGACTATACCGACATCTATGCGCGCTACGATCTCCTGACGCGCAAGACCTTGCTCGGTCATTGTATCTATCTGAGCGATCGCGAGATCTCGGTTCTCGCCGAGACCGGGGCCGTCGGCACCTTCTGCCCGACCTCGAACCTCTTCCTCGGCTCCGGTCTCTTCGACCGGGATCGCTTCGACAAGCTCGGTGCCCGCTGGTCGGTCGCGACCGATGTCGGCGCCGGAACGAGCTTCTCGATGCTGGAGACGATGGACGAGGCCTACAAGGTGCTGCACCTGCAGGGCCAGCGGCTGACGCCGTTCAATTCCTTCTACCGCATGACGCTCGGCAACGCCCGCGCGCTCGATCTCGACGACCGCATCGGCTCCCTTCATGTCGGCGCGGATGCCGATATCGTCGTGCTCGACAGTCGCGCCAAGCCGTCGATGGAGCTTCGCATGCGGGTTGCCGGTTCGCTCGCGGAAGAGCTCTTCATCTTGCAGACCATGGGCGATGACCGCTGCGTCACTGAAACCTACGTCGCCGGCAAGCCGATGAAGGGTGCCACCAGCGGTGTGAAGGACACGACACCGGCGGCCAAACGCCTCGAAGCCGTCTGA
- a CDS encoding IclR family transcriptional regulator, whose amino-acid sequence MDGNGRGKRGRKAGENAAPSSVQVLDRSLALLTVVAKGDGSTLTQLADETGMAPSTVHRLLTTLSGHGMVMNDPDTGAWTVGLKAFEIGNAYLRFRKLGTISRPFLKGLMEESGETANIGIEEGGDVVFISQVESHAPMRAFFRPGRRGPVHASGIGKAILSTWSDKDIAQLLHGRELAHFTDKTRDTLPALLKDIQEIRHRGWSVDDEEHTLGMRCVAAPIFNEYGETIAGISISGPSVRVSDQKLSIFGPVVRERADALTKAMGGKRPEEL is encoded by the coding sequence ATGGACGGCAACGGCAGGGGAAAACGCGGACGCAAGGCGGGCGAGAATGCTGCGCCGTCCTCCGTCCAGGTGCTGGACCGCAGCCTTGCTCTGCTGACGGTGGTGGCTAAGGGCGACGGCTCGACCTTGACCCAGCTTGCCGACGAAACCGGCATGGCGCCCTCCACGGTTCACCGCCTGCTGACGACGCTTTCCGGCCACGGCATGGTCATGAACGACCCGGATACCGGCGCCTGGACCGTCGGGCTCAAGGCATTCGAAATCGGCAATGCCTATCTGCGCTTCCGCAAGCTCGGCACCATCAGCCGGCCATTCCTCAAGGGGCTCATGGAGGAAAGTGGCGAGACGGCCAATATCGGCATTGAGGAAGGCGGCGACGTCGTCTTCATCTCGCAGGTCGAAAGCCACGCGCCAATGCGCGCCTTCTTTCGCCCGGGCCGCCGCGGCCCGGTTCATGCCTCCGGCATCGGCAAGGCCATCCTGTCCACCTGGTCCGACAAGGACATCGCCCAGCTTCTCCATGGCCGCGAGCTCGCGCATTTTACCGACAAGACCCGCGACACGCTGCCGGCACTGCTGAAGGACATCCAGGAGATCCGCCACCGCGGTTGGTCGGTCGACGACGAGGAGCACACGCTCGGTATGCGCTGCGTCGCAGCACCGATCTTCAACGAATATGGCGAAACGATTGCCGGCATCTCCATCTCCGGCCCGTCGGTCCGCGTCAGCGATCAGAAGCTCTCGATCTTCGGCCCTGTGGTGCGCGAACGCGCCGACGCCCTGACCAAAGCGATGGGCGGCAAACGGCCGGAAGAACTGTAA
- the gcl gene encoding glyoxylate carboligase, whose product MAKMRAVDAAVYVLEKEGIDCAFGVPGAAINPFYSALKARGSVRHILARHVEGASHMAEGYTRAKHGNIGVCIGTSGPAGTDMITGLYSAQADSIPILCITGQAPRARLDKEDFQAVDISKIAAPVTKWAVTVMEPALVPFVFQKAFHIMRSGRPGPVLIDLPVDVQLAEIEFDPDTYQPLEPYKPKATRAQAEKALAMLNEAERPLIVAGGGIINADASDLLTEFAEITGIPVIPTLMGWGTIPDDHPLMAGICGLQTSHRYGNANLLASDFVLGVGNRWANRHTGNVPTYTEGRKFVHVDIEPTQIGRVFAPDFGIVSDAGAALKLFLDVATEWKTAGKLRDWSVWAEECRERKRTMLRKTHFDQTPLKPQRVYEEMNKAFGRDTCYVSTIGLSQIAGAQFLHVYKPRNWINCGQAGPLGWTLPAALGVRAADPNRPIVALSGDYDFQFMIEELAVGAQHKLPYLHVVVNNSYLGLIRQAQRGFNMDFEVSLAFDNINASGDAEKGYGVDHVAVAEGLGCKAIRVRSPNEFQEAFDRARALMDEHQVPVVIEFILERVTNISMGADINAVVEFEELATRGEDVPTAITALLD is encoded by the coding sequence ATGGCTAAGATGCGTGCCGTCGACGCGGCTGTTTATGTTCTGGAGAAGGAAGGCATCGATTGTGCCTTCGGCGTACCGGGTGCCGCCATCAACCCGTTCTACTCGGCGCTGAAGGCGCGCGGCTCGGTTCGCCATATCCTGGCACGCCACGTTGAAGGTGCCTCGCATATGGCGGAGGGCTACACCCGCGCCAAGCATGGCAACATCGGCGTCTGCATCGGCACGTCGGGCCCGGCCGGTACCGACATGATCACCGGCCTCTATTCGGCCCAGGCGGATTCGATCCCGATCCTTTGCATCACCGGCCAGGCGCCGCGTGCACGCCTCGACAAGGAAGATTTCCAGGCCGTCGATATCTCGAAGATCGCCGCACCCGTCACCAAATGGGCGGTCACCGTCATGGAGCCGGCACTCGTTCCCTTCGTCTTCCAGAAGGCATTCCATATCATGCGCTCCGGCCGTCCCGGCCCGGTCCTGATCGACCTCCCGGTCGACGTTCAGCTGGCCGAGATCGAGTTCGATCCGGACACCTATCAGCCGCTCGAACCCTACAAGCCGAAGGCGACACGCGCCCAGGCGGAGAAGGCTCTGGCGATGCTGAACGAGGCGGAACGTCCGCTGATCGTCGCCGGCGGCGGCATCATCAATGCCGACGCTTCTGACCTTCTGACCGAATTTGCCGAGATCACCGGCATACCGGTTATTCCGACGCTGATGGGCTGGGGCACGATCCCGGACGATCACCCGCTGATGGCCGGCATTTGCGGTTTGCAGACCTCGCACCGCTATGGCAACGCGAACCTGCTCGCCTCCGACTTCGTTCTCGGTGTCGGCAACCGCTGGGCCAACCGCCACACCGGCAACGTCCCGACCTATACGGAAGGCCGCAAGTTCGTTCACGTCGACATCGAGCCGACCCAGATCGGCCGCGTCTTCGCGCCCGATTTCGGTATCGTCTCGGATGCCGGGGCCGCGCTGAAGCTCTTCCTCGATGTCGCGACGGAATGGAAGACAGCTGGCAAGCTGCGTGACTGGTCCGTCTGGGCGGAAGAGTGCCGCGAGCGCAAGCGCACCATGCTGCGCAAGACACACTTCGACCAGACGCCGCTGAAGCCCCAGCGTGTCTATGAAGAAATGAACAAGGCCTTCGGCCGCGACACCTGCTATGTTTCGACCATCGGCCTCAGCCAGATCGCCGGCGCGCAGTTCCTGCACGTTTACAAGCCGCGCAACTGGATCAATTGCGGCCAGGCCGGCCCGCTCGGCTGGACCCTGCCTGCCGCTCTTGGTGTTCGCGCCGCCGATCCCAACCGGCCGATCGTTGCGCTCTCGGGCGACTACGACTTCCAGTTCATGATCGAGGAACTGGCCGTCGGTGCCCAGCACAAGCTGCCCTACCTGCATGTGGTCGTGAACAATTCCTATCTCGGCCTCATCCGCCAGGCACAGCGCGGCTTCAACATGGACTTCGAGGTCAGCCTCGCCTTCGACAACATCAACGCCTCGGGCGATGCGGAGAAGGGCTACGGCGTCGACCACGTCGCGGTTGCCGAAGGTCTCGGCTGCAAGGCGATCCGGGTGCGCAGCCCGAACGAGTTCCAGGAGGCCTTCGACCGTGCCCGTGCCCTAATGGATGAGCACCAGGTTCCCGTCGTCATCGAGTTCATCCTGGAGCGCGTCACCAACATCTCCATGGGCGCCGACATCAACGCCGTCGTCGAGTTCGAGGAACTGGCGACCCGCGGCGAGGACGTGCCGACCGCGATCACGGCGCTGCTCGACTGA
- the hyi gene encoding hydroxypyruvate isomerase gives MAKFAANLTMLFNEVPFLDRFALAAKAGFDGVEYLFPYEFEKVSLRAELQRHGLTQVLHNLPAGDWARGERGIAILPDRVAEFRKGVASAIDYATALDCRQVNCLVGIAPDGVSDSILRKTLVANLKLAASELGKHGIRLLIEPINRFDIPGFYLNTVGQAASIIEEVGSDNLFIQYDLYHQQRTEGELVGTYKRYANRIAHVQLADNPGRNEPGTGEINYPFVFDALEEAGYDGWIGCEYKPRTTTADGLGWLGTERQRTQSADIIKIRS, from the coding sequence ATGGCGAAGTTCGCTGCGAACCTGACAATGTTGTTCAACGAGGTGCCGTTCCTCGACCGTTTCGCCCTTGCTGCCAAGGCTGGCTTCGACGGCGTGGAATATCTGTTTCCCTACGAATTCGAGAAGGTGAGCCTGCGCGCCGAACTTCAGCGCCACGGCCTCACTCAGGTTCTGCACAACCTGCCGGCCGGTGATTGGGCACGCGGCGAACGCGGCATCGCCATTCTGCCGGACCGGGTCGCCGAATTCCGCAAGGGTGTAGCGAGCGCGATCGATTATGCGACGGCGCTCGATTGCCGCCAAGTCAACTGCCTCGTCGGCATCGCGCCTGATGGTGTCTCCGACAGCATCCTGCGCAAGACGCTGGTCGCCAACCTCAAGCTCGCAGCCAGCGAACTCGGCAAGCACGGCATTCGCCTGCTGATCGAGCCGATCAACCGCTTCGACATTCCGGGCTTCTACCTCAACACTGTTGGCCAGGCTGCTTCGATCATCGAGGAAGTCGGCAGCGACAACCTCTTTATCCAGTACGATCTTTACCACCAGCAGCGCACCGAGGGTGAACTGGTCGGCACCTACAAGCGTTATGCCAACCGCATCGCCCACGTCCAGCTTGCCGACAACCCCGGCCGCAACGAGCCCGGCACCGGCGAGATCAACTATCCGTTCGTCTTCGACGCACTGGAAGAGGCCGGCTACGACGGCTGGATCGGCTGCGAATACAAGCCGCGCACCACGACGGCCGATGGCCTTGGCTGGCTCGGCACCGAGCGCCAGCGCACCCAATCCGCAGACATCATCAAGATCAGGAGCTAA
- a CDS encoding 2-hydroxy-3-oxopropionate reductase, giving the protein MATIGFIGLGIMGTPMARHLQDAGHTIVTSKFVIPPRQELLDNGLKFVDSPKALAETVDTIILMLPDTPEVKDVLFGENGVAYGLSKGKLVIDMSSISPIETKEFAKKVRETGAEYIDAPVSGGEVGAKNASLSIMAGGSQESFDRALPLLQLMGKNITLVGDCGDGQVTKVANQIIVALTIEAVSEALVFASKAGADPARVREALMGGFASSRILEVHGERMIKRTFDPGFRISLHQKDLNLALQGAKSLGISLPNTAATQELFNNCAANGDSGLDHSGLVRALERMANHQVA; this is encoded by the coding sequence ATGGCAACAATCGGTTTCATTGGACTGGGTATCATGGGCACGCCGATGGCGCGCCACCTGCAGGATGCCGGCCACACCATCGTCACCTCGAAGTTCGTCATTCCCCCACGCCAGGAACTGCTCGACAACGGCCTCAAGTTCGTCGACTCGCCGAAGGCGCTGGCCGAAACCGTCGACACGATTATCCTGATGTTGCCGGACACCCCTGAGGTCAAGGACGTCCTCTTCGGCGAAAACGGCGTTGCCTACGGTCTTTCGAAGGGTAAGCTCGTCATCGACATGAGCTCGATCTCGCCGATCGAGACGAAGGAGTTCGCCAAGAAGGTACGCGAGACCGGAGCCGAATATATCGACGCCCCGGTCTCCGGCGGCGAAGTCGGCGCCAAGAACGCCTCGCTGTCGATCATGGCGGGCGGCTCCCAGGAAAGCTTCGACCGCGCCCTGCCGCTCCTCCAGTTGATGGGCAAGAACATCACGCTCGTCGGCGATTGCGGCGACGGCCAGGTCACCAAGGTTGCCAACCAGATCATCGTCGCGCTGACGATCGAGGCTGTATCGGAAGCGCTCGTCTTCGCGTCGAAGGCTGGTGCCGATCCGGCACGCGTCCGCGAGGCACTGATGGGCGGCTTTGCCTCCTCGCGTATTCTCGAGGTTCACGGTGAACGCATGATCAAGCGCACCTTCGACCCGGGGTTCCGCATCTCGCTGCACCAGAAGGACCTGAACCTGGCCCTCCAGGGTGCGAAGTCGCTCGGCATTTCGCTGCCGAACACCGCAGCAACGCAGGAGCTCTTCAACAACTGCGCCGCCAATGGCGACAGCGGCCTCGACCACTCCGGCCTTGTCCGCGCACTCGAGCGCATGGCGAACCACCAGGTCGCCTGA
- a CDS encoding glycerate kinase type-2 family protein has translation MPAITDPRSFLETLFTSAVAAADPERVIAANLPERPKGRTVVVGAGKGAAQMAAAFERHWDGPLSGVVVTRYGYAAPCKKIEVLEASHPLPDENGLQAAKRLLAEVSGLTEDDLVVALVCGGGSALLPAPPSGLTLEDEIAVNRALLASGAPISAMNAVRKHVSLIKGGRLAAAAYPAKVVSLIVSDIPGDDPALVASGPTLPDVSNREDALTLVERYDLQLPATVMAWLKNPESAAPLPDDPRFARNEVRLIASASVSLEAAAAQAQAAGIEAIILSDAIEGEARDVGRVHAAIAREVAGRGRPFTKPVVVLSGGETTVTIRGKGKGGRNSEFLLALALGIDGAKGVSALAADTDGIDGSEDNAGAFADDTTIARLVAQRIDAAALLQKNDSWSAFDALGDLFKPGPTGTNVNDFRAILVQ, from the coding sequence ATGCCAGCCATCACCGACCCACGCAGCTTCCTGGAGACACTGTTCACCTCGGCCGTTGCCGCCGCCGACCCGGAACGGGTGATCGCTGCAAATCTGCCCGAGCGGCCAAAGGGGCGCACGGTCGTCGTCGGCGCCGGTAAGGGCGCAGCCCAGATGGCGGCCGCGTTCGAGCGTCATTGGGATGGTCCGCTCTCGGGCGTGGTCGTCACCCGCTATGGCTACGCTGCTCCGTGCAAGAAAATCGAGGTCCTCGAGGCATCGCATCCGCTCCCGGATGAAAACGGTCTGCAGGCCGCTAAGCGACTGCTGGCCGAGGTCAGCGGACTGACGGAGGACGACCTCGTCGTCGCGCTCGTCTGTGGCGGTGGTTCGGCATTGTTGCCTGCACCGCCATCCGGCCTGACGCTGGAGGACGAGATTGCTGTCAATCGGGCACTGCTTGCCTCTGGCGCGCCGATCAGCGCCATGAATGCGGTGCGCAAGCACGTCTCGCTGATCAAGGGCGGCAGGCTCGCCGCCGCCGCCTATCCGGCCAAGGTGGTTTCGTTGATCGTTTCCGATATTCCGGGCGATGACCCGGCGCTGGTCGCTTCCGGGCCTACGTTGCCGGATGTCAGCAATCGCGAAGACGCCCTGACGCTCGTCGAACGTTACGACCTGCAACTGCCTGCGACAGTCATGGCCTGGCTCAAGAACCCGGAAAGCGCTGCGCCGTTGCCTGATGATCCGCGTTTTGCCCGAAACGAAGTCCGGCTCATCGCGTCCGCGTCTGTTTCGTTGGAGGCTGCTGCCGCACAGGCGCAGGCGGCCGGCATCGAGGCGATCATTCTTTCCGATGCGATCGAGGGCGAGGCGCGCGACGTCGGTCGTGTCCACGCGGCAATCGCCCGGGAGGTTGCCGGCCGCGGCCGGCCGTTCACCAAACCGGTTGTCGTTCTCTCCGGCGGAGAGACGACCGTCACCATCCGCGGCAAGGGCAAGGGCGGTCGCAACAGCGAGTTCCTGCTGGCGCTGGCGCTCGGGATCGACGGTGCCAAGGGCGTCTCGGCGCTCGCCGCCGATACCGACGGCATCGATGGGTCGGAAGACAATGCCGGCGCCTTTGCCGATGACACGACGATCGCAAGGCTGGTCGCACAACGCATCGATGCGGCAGCACTTTTGCAGAAGAACGACAGCTGGTCGGCGTTCGATGCGCTCGGCGATCTCTTCAAGCCGGGGCCGACCGGCACCAATGTGAACGATTTCCGCGCCATCCTGGTGCAGTGA